One segment of Microbacterium arborescens DNA contains the following:
- the pta gene encoding phosphate acetyltransferase, translating to MAQSIYITSAEGHSAKSIIALGVLEAFSRVAPRIGVFRPIARSTDERDYVLEMLLDHDGVDLAYDECIGVTYDDMRRDPDGALSRIVERYKSVEAKCDAVVIMGSDYTDVGSPAELSYNGRIAVNLGAPVLLVLGGRAGQGSGEKLGSAPARTPDEMGQIASLAVSELRDDRAELFAVVANRADGDRLDEIVEAVRDAVPQNVPVWAVPEDRFLVSPSVSTVLAAVEGSLVKGDADLLGREVLGVVIGAMSMVNVLPRLSERSVVVIPSDRAEVLLATLLAHGSGTFPSLSAIVINGGFPLPEAVDRLIDGVGETLPIIATDLDTYETAARIMGTRGRLAADSRRHYEAAAALFERHIDTNELTEALGLARSTVVTPLMFAYGLVERARTDRRRIVLPEADDDRVLHAASIVLARGIADITLLGEEIEVRSRALELGLDLRGAEILSPFDAVHVDKFAREYERLRAHKGMTYGQAADAVTDVSYFGTLMVHLGLADGMVSGAAHTTAHTIRPAFEIIKTKPGVSVVSSVFLMALADRVLVYGDCAVIPDPTSEQLADIAVSSAETARQFGIEPRVAMLSYSTGESGSGADVDKVRAATALVRERAPELLVEGPIQYDAATDAAVAAKKMPGSSVAGKATVFVFPDLNTGNNTYKAVQRSAGAVAIGPVLQGLNKPINDLSRGALVEDIVNTIAITAIQAQGGASA from the coding sequence GTGGCTCAGAGCATTTACATCACGTCCGCAGAAGGCCATTCCGCGAAGTCGATCATCGCGCTCGGGGTGCTCGAGGCGTTCAGTCGCGTCGCGCCACGCATCGGTGTCTTCCGGCCGATCGCGCGGTCGACGGACGAGCGCGACTACGTGCTCGAGATGCTGCTCGACCATGACGGCGTCGACCTGGCGTACGACGAGTGCATCGGCGTCACCTACGACGACATGCGCCGCGACCCCGACGGTGCTCTCTCGCGCATCGTCGAGCGGTACAAGTCGGTCGAGGCCAAATGCGACGCCGTCGTCATCATGGGCAGCGACTACACGGATGTCGGCTCCCCGGCCGAGCTGAGCTACAACGGCCGCATCGCGGTGAACCTCGGGGCGCCGGTGCTGTTGGTCCTCGGCGGCCGCGCGGGCCAGGGCAGCGGCGAGAAGCTCGGATCCGCGCCGGCGCGCACTCCCGACGAGATGGGACAGATCGCATCGCTGGCCGTTTCGGAGCTGCGCGATGACCGCGCCGAGCTCTTCGCCGTCGTCGCCAACCGCGCGGATGGCGATCGTCTCGACGAGATCGTCGAGGCCGTGCGCGACGCCGTGCCGCAGAACGTCCCGGTGTGGGCTGTGCCGGAGGACCGTTTCCTCGTCTCACCGTCGGTGAGCACCGTCCTCGCCGCCGTCGAGGGCTCGCTCGTGAAGGGCGACGCCGATCTTCTCGGTCGCGAGGTGCTGGGCGTCGTCATCGGCGCGATGTCGATGGTCAACGTGCTGCCGCGCCTCAGCGAGCGATCGGTCGTGGTCATCCCCTCCGACCGCGCCGAGGTGCTCCTGGCGACGCTGCTCGCGCACGGATCGGGAACCTTCCCGTCGCTGTCCGCGATCGTCATCAACGGCGGCTTCCCGCTGCCCGAGGCCGTCGACCGGCTGATCGACGGCGTGGGCGAGACGTTGCCGATCATCGCGACCGATCTCGACACCTACGAGACCGCGGCGCGCATCATGGGCACCCGTGGCCGCCTCGCGGCCGATTCGCGTCGCCACTACGAGGCCGCTGCCGCCCTCTTCGAGCGGCACATCGACACCAACGAGCTCACCGAAGCGCTGGGGCTGGCCCGCTCGACCGTCGTGACGCCGCTGATGTTCGCGTACGGACTCGTCGAGCGCGCCCGCACCGATCGCCGCCGCATCGTCCTGCCCGAGGCCGACGATGACCGGGTGCTGCACGCGGCGTCGATCGTCCTGGCCCGCGGCATCGCCGACATCACCCTGCTGGGTGAAGAGATCGAGGTGCGCTCGCGCGCGCTCGAGCTGGGGCTCGACCTGCGGGGGGCCGAGATCCTGTCGCCCTTCGACGCCGTCCACGTCGACAAGTTCGCGCGCGAGTACGAGCGCCTCCGCGCGCACAAGGGGATGACGTACGGTCAGGCCGCCGACGCGGTCACCGACGTGTCGTACTTCGGAACGCTCATGGTCCACCTCGGACTGGCCGACGGCATGGTCTCGGGTGCAGCCCACACGACCGCGCACACCATCCGCCCGGCCTTCGAGATCATCAAGACCAAGCCGGGCGTCTCGGTCGTCTCGAGCGTCTTCCTGATGGCGCTCGCCGACCGTGTCCTCGTCTACGGCGACTGCGCCGTCATCCCCGACCCCACGAGCGAGCAGCTCGCCGACATCGCCGTCTCCTCGGCCGAGACGGCGCGTCAATTCGGCATCGAGCCCCGCGTGGCGATGCTGTCGTACTCGACGGGGGAGTCGGGTTCGGGCGCCGATGTCGACAAGGTGCGGGCGGCGACCGCCCTCGTCCGCGAGCGCGCCCCCGAGCTGCTCGTCGAGGGGCCCATCCAGTACGACGCCGCCACGGACGCGGCCGTCGCCGCGAAGAAGATGCCCGGGTCGTCCGTCGCCGGCAAGGCGACGGTGTTCGTCTTCCCCGATCTGAACACGGGCAACAACACCTACAAGGCCGTGCAGCGCTCGGCCGGAGCCGTGGCGATCGGTCCGGTGCTGCAGGGCCTGAACAAGCCGATCAACGACCTCTCCCGCGGAGCCCTCGTCGAAGACATCGTCAACACGATCGCCATCACGGCGATCCAGGCCCAGGGAGGGGCATCCGCATGA
- a CDS encoding acetate/propionate family kinase, which produces MSIVLVINSGSSSFKYQLIDAETGIPHASGLVERIGQEQGRVKHTVFFPPAVAGEPAVTATDATFERELPIEDHTAGFQLMLDAFAEHGPSLEQHPPVAVGHRVVHGGARFFEPTLITPLVEINIDELAVLAPLHNPGALQGIRAAKAAFADLPHVAVFDTAFHQTMPPAAYTYAIDTALAEAHRVRRYGFHGTSHKFVSEAAAAHLGRSLAELRQIVFHLGNGASVTAIDGGRSVDTSMGMTPLEGLVMGTRSGDIDPAVIFHLARRAEMTIPQLDDLLNKRSGMLGLAGVSDMRDIEDGVARGDEAATLAFEVYAHRLRAYAGAYLAVLGGVDVISFTAGVGENSPQVRAAALETLRFAGVEIDAARNEQRGRGIRRISTDTSRVEVLVVPTNEELEIARQTIAVTV; this is translated from the coding sequence ATGAGCATCGTGCTCGTCATCAACAGCGGCTCGTCGTCGTTCAAGTACCAGTTGATCGACGCCGAGACCGGTATCCCTCATGCTTCGGGCCTCGTCGAGCGCATCGGGCAGGAGCAGGGCCGGGTCAAGCACACCGTGTTCTTCCCGCCGGCCGTTGCCGGTGAACCCGCCGTCACGGCGACTGATGCCACCTTCGAGCGCGAGCTGCCCATCGAGGACCACACCGCCGGGTTCCAGCTCATGCTCGACGCCTTCGCCGAGCACGGCCCGTCGCTGGAGCAGCATCCGCCCGTCGCCGTCGGCCACCGCGTCGTCCACGGCGGCGCGCGGTTCTTCGAGCCCACGCTGATCACGCCGCTGGTCGAGATCAACATCGATGAGCTCGCGGTGCTGGCGCCCCTGCACAACCCCGGCGCCCTGCAAGGCATCCGTGCGGCGAAGGCCGCCTTCGCCGACCTGCCGCACGTCGCGGTGTTCGACACCGCGTTCCATCAGACGATGCCGCCCGCCGCGTACACCTACGCGATCGACACGGCGCTCGCCGAGGCTCACCGTGTGCGCCGCTACGGCTTCCACGGCACCTCCCACAAGTTCGTCTCGGAGGCGGCCGCGGCGCACCTCGGACGCTCCCTTGCCGAGCTGCGGCAGATCGTGTTCCACCTGGGCAACGGTGCATCCGTCACGGCGATCGACGGCGGTCGCTCGGTCGACACGTCGATGGGGATGACGCCGCTGGAGGGCCTCGTCATGGGCACCCGCTCGGGTGACATCGACCCGGCCGTCATCTTCCACCTGGCCCGCCGCGCCGAGATGACCATCCCGCAGCTCGACGACCTCCTCAACAAGCGCAGCGGCATGCTCGGCCTCGCCGGGGTGTCCGACATGCGCGACATCGAGGACGGCGTCGCGCGCGGCGACGAGGCCGCCACCCTCGCGTTCGAGGTGTACGCGCACCGGCTGCGCGCCTATGCCGGCGCGTACCTCGCGGTGCTCGGCGGGGTCGACGTCATCTCGTTCACGGCGGGCGTGGGTGAGAACTCGCCCCAGGTGCGGGCCGCGGCCCTCGAGACGCTCAGGTTCGCCGGGGTCGAGATCGATGCCGCGCGCAACGAACAGCGCGGGCGCGGCATCCGACGGATCTCCACCGACACCTCGCGGGTCGAGGTCCTCGTCGTGCCGACGAACGAGGAGCTCGAGATCGCCCGACAGACCATCGCCGTGACGGTGTGA
- a CDS encoding HAD family hydrolase, producing the protein MTSAQLPDLTAYDGVLFDLDGVLTPTADVHMHAWQTMFTELFTAWGITPEYTADDYFRHLDGKKRYDGVASLLRSRDVEVPWGDPSDDPSADTICGIGNRKNAVFERVLRSEGIAPYPGSLALVDKLQAAGVPIAVVSSSKNAREVLAVAGLLERFPVIMDGVIAEERHLPSKPAPDVFLEGARMLGVDPARSVAIEDAHSGVESAVAAGYALVVGVDRGAGADALRALGAHVVVDDLDAFV; encoded by the coding sequence GTGACCTCGGCTCAGCTTCCCGACCTGACCGCCTACGACGGCGTGCTGTTCGACCTCGACGGCGTGCTCACCCCGACCGCCGACGTGCACATGCACGCCTGGCAGACGATGTTCACCGAGCTGTTCACGGCCTGGGGCATCACCCCGGAGTACACCGCGGACGACTACTTCCGTCATCTCGACGGCAAGAAGCGCTACGACGGTGTCGCGAGCCTGCTGCGCTCGCGCGACGTCGAGGTGCCGTGGGGCGACCCGAGCGACGATCCGTCGGCCGACACCATCTGCGGCATCGGCAACCGCAAGAACGCCGTGTTCGAGCGAGTCCTGCGCTCCGAGGGCATCGCGCCGTATCCGGGATCGCTCGCCCTGGTCGACAAGCTCCAGGCGGCCGGGGTCCCCATCGCGGTCGTGTCGAGCTCGAAGAACGCTCGCGAGGTCCTCGCCGTCGCGGGCCTGCTCGAGCGATTCCCCGTCATCATGGACGGCGTCATCGCCGAGGAGCGTCACCTCCCCTCGAAGCCCGCGCCCGACGTCTTCCTCGAGGGTGCGCGCATGCTCGGCGTCGACCCGGCTCGTTCGGTGGCGATCGAAGACGCCCACTCGGGTGTCGAGTCGGCCGTCGCGGCAGGCTACGCTCTCGTGGTCGGCGTCGATCGCGGCGCCGGCGCCGACGCGCTCCGCGCACTCGGAGCCCATGTCGTCGTCGACGATCTCGACGCTTTCGTCTGA
- a CDS encoding glycoside hydrolase family 65 protein, whose protein sequence is MIDRDRFPVDPWRLVEKRFSVEDIGVTETLFAVGNGYLGLRGNHPEGRYAHEHGTFVNGFHEIFPIRHAEQAFGFAEVGQTIINAPDAKVLRVYVDDEPLSLDVADIRDYERVLDMRTGVLTRKLLWVTPSGKEVQVDFERLVSFEQRHLAIMRLTITVLNSDAPVSVSSQIVNRQDGEDVYGGSAPGRGGAGFDPRKTEKIEERVLQPQEYWQDEDGRSVLSYKSTNSGMTVSVVADHLVETENEYSSRRLIEPDIAKNVFRVNARQGVPVTVTKLVSYHTSRGVPARELVERGRRVLDRVREEGVEVQFERQAAWCADFWRRSDVRIGGHEDLQQATRWCLFQLAQAAARADGQGVPAKGVTGSGYSGHYFWDTEVYVLPFLAYTTPLWARNALRMRYLMLPAARRRARQLNEAGALFPWRTINGEEASAYYAAGTAQYHINADVSFALAKYVRATGDVDFLYREAVDIAVETARLWSTLGFWRFGEDGDAESFHIHGVTGPDEYTTVVNDNLFTNVMARFNLRFAARTVRDMAEEAPEAYRALIERLDLDPAEADGWERAAEALLIPFSESLRIHPQDAVFLDREVWDLENTPDSQRPLLLHFHPLVIYRYQVLKQADVVLALFLQGNHFTDEEKLADFEYYDPLTTGDSTLSGVVQSILAAEVGYQDLALEYFLESIYVDLGDLHSNASDGVHVASAGGVWTALVSGFGGMRDHYGALSFDPRLPRDWPSLEYTLHWQGTRLDITLTADAMTVAAGPGDAVEFSVRGREMRVAGGETVRIPLAGQGPLLSGRPSLRQLAQSRREDGSLLSASIPDSTVTTSIPTVTTDVPVITGEVPVVEDYAQSFADEQVRTDS, encoded by the coding sequence ATGATCGATCGCGATCGCTTCCCCGTCGACCCCTGGCGCCTCGTCGAGAAGAGGTTCTCCGTCGAGGACATCGGCGTGACCGAGACGCTGTTCGCCGTCGGCAACGGCTACCTCGGGTTGCGCGGCAACCACCCCGAGGGGCGGTACGCGCACGAGCACGGCACCTTCGTCAACGGGTTCCACGAGATCTTCCCGATCCGTCACGCCGAACAGGCCTTCGGCTTCGCCGAGGTGGGGCAGACGATCATCAACGCGCCCGACGCGAAGGTCCTGCGCGTCTACGTCGACGATGAGCCGCTCTCCCTCGACGTCGCCGACATCCGCGACTACGAGCGGGTGCTCGACATGCGCACCGGCGTGCTCACCCGCAAGCTCCTGTGGGTGACCCCGAGCGGCAAGGAGGTGCAGGTCGACTTCGAGCGCCTCGTCTCCTTCGAGCAGAGGCACCTGGCGATCATGCGCCTGACGATCACGGTGCTCAACTCCGACGCCCCGGTCTCGGTGAGCAGCCAGATCGTCAACCGTCAGGACGGCGAGGACGTCTACGGGGGCTCGGCTCCGGGCCGTGGCGGGGCCGGCTTCGATCCGCGCAAGACCGAGAAGATCGAGGAGCGCGTCCTGCAGCCCCAGGAGTACTGGCAGGACGAGGACGGCCGGTCGGTCCTGTCGTACAAGTCCACCAACTCGGGCATGACGGTGTCAGTCGTCGCCGACCACCTCGTCGAGACTGAGAACGAGTACTCCTCTCGTCGGCTCATCGAGCCCGACATCGCCAAGAACGTCTTCCGGGTGAACGCGCGGCAGGGCGTGCCCGTCACCGTCACCAAGCTCGTGAGCTACCACACGTCGCGAGGGGTGCCGGCGCGCGAGCTCGTCGAGCGGGGCCGTCGTGTGCTCGATCGCGTCCGCGAAGAGGGCGTCGAGGTGCAGTTCGAGCGGCAGGCGGCGTGGTGCGCCGACTTCTGGCGCCGCTCCGACGTCCGCATCGGCGGTCACGAGGATCTTCAGCAGGCGACGCGCTGGTGCCTGTTCCAGCTCGCGCAGGCGGCCGCTCGCGCCGACGGTCAGGGTGTGCCCGCCAAGGGCGTCACCGGCTCGGGCTACAGCGGCCACTACTTCTGGGACACCGAGGTCTATGTGCTGCCGTTCCTGGCGTACACGACGCCGCTGTGGGCCCGCAATGCCCTCCGGATGCGTTACCTCATGCTGCCCGCCGCGCGCCGCCGCGCCCGCCAGCTCAACGAAGCCGGCGCCCTGTTCCCGTGGCGCACGATCAACGGCGAAGAGGCATCGGCCTACTACGCCGCAGGCACCGCGCAGTACCACATCAACGCCGACGTGAGTTTCGCCCTCGCGAAGTACGTGCGCGCGACCGGTGACGTCGATTTCCTCTACCGCGAGGCGGTCGACATCGCGGTCGAGACAGCGCGGCTGTGGTCGACGCTGGGGTTCTGGCGATTCGGTGAGGACGGCGACGCCGAGTCGTTCCACATCCACGGCGTGACCGGACCCGACGAGTATACGACCGTCGTCAACGACAACCTCTTCACGAATGTGATGGCACGCTTCAACCTGCGCTTCGCGGCGCGCACCGTGCGCGACATGGCCGAAGAGGCGCCCGAGGCGTACCGTGCACTGATCGAGCGACTCGACCTCGACCCCGCGGAGGCCGACGGGTGGGAGCGGGCGGCCGAGGCGCTGCTCATCCCGTTCAGCGAGTCGCTGCGCATCCATCCGCAGGACGCGGTGTTCCTCGACCGCGAGGTGTGGGATCTCGAGAACACCCCCGACAGCCAGCGCCCGCTGCTGCTGCACTTCCACCCGCTCGTCATCTACCGCTACCAGGTGCTCAAGCAGGCCGACGTCGTGCTCGCACTCTTCCTCCAGGGGAACCACTTCACCGACGAGGAGAAGCTCGCCGATTTCGAGTACTACGACCCGCTCACGACCGGTGACTCGACCCTGTCGGGTGTCGTGCAGTCGATCCTCGCGGCCGAGGTCGGATACCAGGACCTTGCTCTGGAGTACTTCCTCGAGTCGATCTACGTCGACCTCGGCGACCTTCACAGCAACGCATCGGACGGCGTGCACGTCGCCTCCGCGGGTGGAGTGTGGACGGCTCTCGTGTCGGGCTTCGGCGGCATGCGCGACCACTACGGCGCCCTCAGCTTCGACCCGCGCCTGCCGCGCGACTGGCCGTCCCTGGAGTACACGCTGCACTGGCAGGGAACGCGCCTGGACATCACGCTGACGGCCGACGCGATGACGGTCGCTGCGGGTCCCGGAGACGCGGTCGAGTTCTCGGTGCGCGGCCGCGAGATGCGGGTCGCGGGAGGCGAGACGGTGCGCATTCCCCTCGCGGGGCAGGGACCGTTGCTGTCGGGCCGTCCGTCGCTGCGCCAGCTCGCGCAATCGCGGCGCGAGGACGGGTCGCTGCTGTCGGCCTCGATCCCCGACTCGACGGTCACGACGTCCATCCCGACGGTGACCACCGACGTGCCCGTCATCACCGGCGAAGTCCCGGTCGTCGAGGACTACGCGCAGTCGTTCGCCGACGAGCAGGTGCGCACCGACTCCTGA
- a CDS encoding NAD(P)-binding domain-containing protein produces MEAAHVDVVVIGAGQAGLSAAYHLRRRGFVPAAPGDILSQASGRSFVVLDAESAPGGAWQHRWESLRMETVNGIHELPGFAVPPADPRAPARAVLPAYFDEYERRFDLRVRRPVEVHRVEREDADPRGRLRVVTDTGVWSTRWVINATGTWRRPFWPHYPGAETFTGRQLHVHDYVSAGNFAGQRVIIVGAGISAIQLLDEISRVADTLWVTRDELRWDAGGFDTAARIAAIAGVEERVRRGLPPGSVISVTGLHWNRWAESAQQRGVLVRHPMFERIEPGGVRMPDGRFERADAILWATGFRADIPHLATLGLRTAAGGIRVANGRAIDEPRLFLIGYGPSQSTVGANRAGRDAVRAIMTDATFSAAGPREAVARA; encoded by the coding sequence ATGGAAGCCGCACACGTCGACGTCGTCGTCATCGGCGCCGGGCAGGCGGGGCTGTCGGCGGCATACCATCTGCGGCGGCGCGGGTTCGTCCCGGCCGCGCCCGGCGACATCCTCTCCCAGGCATCCGGCCGGTCGTTCGTCGTCCTCGACGCCGAGTCCGCTCCGGGCGGGGCCTGGCAGCATCGCTGGGAGTCGCTGCGGATGGAGACCGTCAACGGCATCCACGAGCTTCCCGGCTTCGCCGTGCCGCCGGCCGATCCACGCGCTCCGGCACGTGCCGTTCTGCCCGCCTACTTCGACGAGTACGAGCGCCGCTTCGACCTCCGGGTCCGCCGTCCCGTCGAGGTCCACCGCGTCGAACGCGAAGACGCCGACCCGCGCGGACGCCTGCGGGTGGTCACCGACACCGGTGTCTGGTCGACGCGATGGGTGATCAACGCGACGGGCACGTGGCGACGTCCGTTCTGGCCGCACTACCCCGGCGCCGAGACGTTCACCGGGCGGCAGTTGCACGTGCACGACTACGTCTCGGCCGGCAACTTCGCCGGGCAGCGCGTCATCATCGTCGGGGCCGGCATCTCGGCCATCCAGCTGCTCGATGAGATCTCGCGCGTCGCCGACACTCTCTGGGTGACACGCGACGAACTGCGCTGGGATGCCGGCGGCTTCGACACCGCCGCGCGCATCGCAGCGATCGCCGGAGTCGAGGAGCGCGTGCGGCGTGGCCTCCCGCCCGGCAGCGTCATCTCGGTCACCGGACTGCACTGGAACCGCTGGGCGGAGTCGGCGCAGCAGCGGGGCGTGCTCGTGCGGCATCCGATGTTCGAGCGGATCGAGCCGGGCGGTGTGCGCATGCCCGACGGCCGGTTCGAACGTGCCGACGCGATCCTGTGGGCGACGGGCTTCCGAGCCGACATCCCGCACCTGGCAACCCTGGGCCTGCGCACCGCCGCGGGCGGCATCCGGGTCGCCAACGGGCGCGCGATCGACGAGCCGCGGCTCTTCCTCATCGGTTACGGCCCGTCGCAGTCGACGGTGGGAGCCAATCGCGCCGGTCGTGACGCCGTGCGGGCGATCATGACCGACGCGACGTTCTCGGCCGCCGGACCGCGCGAGGCCGTCGCGCGGGCCTGA
- a CDS encoding DNA polymerase III subunit gamma and tau yields MTTALYRRYRPEAFGEMIGQSQVTEPLMTALRSDRVGHAYLFSGPRGCGKTTSARILARCLNCAQGPTDTPCGTCDSCVELSRGGGGSLDVVEIDAASHNGVDDARDLRERAVFAPARDRFKIFILDEAHMVTAQGFNALLKLVEEPPAHVKFIFATTEPEKVIGTIRSRTHHYPFRLVAPAAMLEYVEQLCAQEGVQVEAGVLPLVVRAGGGSPRDTLSLLDQLIAGSDDGAVAYERAVALLGYTHAELLDEVVGAFGAVDAAAAFAAVDRVIQTGQDPRRFVDDLLERLRDLIIVSATGQGASAVLRGVSAEELERMARQASLFGTDRLSRTADLVVTALDEMSGATSPRLQLELLVARVLAAAQHSVPAADQAPVAAAPASHVSSPASAPAAPARIVTPAPAVAPAPAPVAAPAQTDRPAPAPTAATPSAAPTSSGPTSAGGGAAAAPAEPRDPSTVTLAQMRDSWPEVLQRLESISRTSWMIASVASPVAFSETGVLTLSFQSHSDVLQFKKLNAGKGPSEDLRSAILGVLGVRVKYVARHDSDPGGGPAPGGPTPPPGGQPGGEPRRQPSGDQRQPGEPASSPSSGGQRAASAPSAPAGARPTAPGAAPGSSSYAAPVTEWAVAPIPQGDPAPQFAVDDEPEEAVAAPVRTLTIPHDGDVDPYPEPLPPIDEEDRDYPPPPIDDDAPLPPRGPVAVERPAVAPAADRVGSGPDRTAAAAAPAPTNGRANAAPARGGIERYGEAVVRQILGATFVREEPFSSPTRFG; encoded by the coding sequence GTGACCACCGCCCTCTACCGCCGCTACCGTCCCGAAGCGTTCGGCGAGATGATCGGCCAGTCGCAGGTGACCGAACCCCTGATGACGGCGCTCCGCTCCGACCGCGTCGGTCACGCGTATCTCTTCTCGGGTCCCCGCGGCTGCGGCAAGACCACCTCGGCCCGCATCCTCGCCCGCTGCCTCAACTGCGCGCAAGGACCCACCGACACCCCGTGCGGCACGTGCGACAGCTGCGTCGAGCTCAGCCGCGGCGGAGGTGGCTCGCTCGACGTCGTCGAGATCGACGCCGCCTCGCACAATGGTGTCGACGACGCCCGCGACCTCCGCGAGCGCGCGGTCTTCGCCCCGGCTCGCGACCGCTTCAAGATCTTCATCCTCGACGAGGCCCACATGGTCACGGCACAGGGCTTCAACGCCCTGCTGAAGCTCGTCGAAGAACCTCCCGCGCACGTCAAGTTCATCTTCGCGACGACCGAGCCCGAGAAGGTCATCGGCACGATCCGCTCGCGTACGCATCACTACCCGTTCCGCCTGGTCGCACCCGCCGCGATGCTCGAGTACGTCGAGCAGCTCTGCGCTCAGGAGGGCGTGCAGGTCGAGGCCGGCGTGCTGCCGCTCGTCGTGCGGGCCGGGGGAGGGTCGCCGCGTGACACGCTCTCGCTGCTCGACCAGCTGATCGCCGGCTCCGACGACGGTGCGGTCGCCTACGAACGCGCCGTCGCACTGCTCGGCTACACCCACGCGGAGCTGCTCGACGAGGTCGTCGGGGCGTTCGGCGCCGTCGACGCTGCCGCAGCCTTCGCCGCGGTCGACCGCGTCATCCAGACGGGTCAAGATCCGCGCCGGTTCGTCGACGACCTGCTCGAGCGCCTGCGGGATCTCATCATCGTGTCGGCGACCGGGCAGGGTGCGTCGGCCGTGCTGCGCGGAGTGTCGGCAGAAGAGCTCGAACGGATGGCGCGGCAGGCGTCGCTCTTCGGCACCGACCGTCTCTCGCGAACAGCCGATCTCGTCGTGACCGCCCTCGACGAGATGTCGGGCGCCACATCGCCGCGGCTGCAGCTCGAACTGCTGGTGGCGCGCGTGCTCGCCGCGGCCCAGCACAGCGTCCCGGCAGCCGACCAGGCCCCGGTCGCCGCCGCTCCCGCATCGCACGTGTCATCGCCCGCGTCCGCTCCCGCAGCCCCGGCACGCATCGTGACCCCGGCCCCCGCCGTGGCCCCCGCCCCGGCTCCGGTGGCCGCACCCGCCCAGACGGACCGCCCCGCTCCCGCACCGACCGCTGCGACGCCGTCGGCTGCCCCCACGAGCTCCGGCCCGACATCCGCGGGCGGCGGCGCGGCCGCAGCCCCGGCAGAACCACGCGACCCGTCTACCGTCACGCTCGCGCAGATGCGCGACTCCTGGCCCGAGGTGCTGCAGCGCCTCGAGTCCATCAGCCGCACCTCGTGGATGATCGCCTCCGTGGCATCGCCCGTGGCGTTCTCCGAGACCGGCGTGCTCACACTGTCGTTCCAGAGCCACTCCGACGTGCTGCAGTTCAAGAAGCTCAACGCCGGAAAGGGCCCGAGCGAAGACCTGCGCAGCGCGATCCTGGGTGTGCTCGGCGTTCGGGTCAAGTACGTCGCCCGCCACGACTCGGATCCCGGCGGCGGACCGGCGCCCGGCGGGCCCACGCCGCCGCCCGGCGGGCAGCCCGGTGGCGAGCCCCGACGGCAGCCCTCCGGGGATCAGCGTCAGCCTGGAGAGCCCGCATCGTCGCCGTCCTCGGGCGGGCAGCGCGCCGCCAGCGCCCCCTCGGCCCCGGCGGGCGCTCGTCCGACCGCTCCCGGGGCTGCGCCCGGTTCCTCCTCCTACGCCGCCCCCGTGACGGAATGGGCGGTGGCGCCGATCCCGCAGGGCGACCCGGCGCCGCAGTTCGCGGTGGACGACGAGCCCGAGGAGGCCGTTGCCGCCCCGGTCCGCACGCTCACGATCCCGCACGACGGCGATGTCGACCCGTACCCCGAGCCGCTGCCGCCCATCGACGAGGAAGACCGCGACTACCCGCCGCCCCCCATCGACGACGACGCGCCTCTGCCGCCGCGCGGGCCGGTCGCCGTCGAACGGCCTGCGGTTGCGCCCGCCGCCGACCGCGTCGGCTCCGGTCCCGATCGCACCGCCGCTGCGGCGGCACCCGCGCCGACGAACGGCCGCGCGAACGCAGCACCCGCTCGGGGCGGGATCGAGCGCTACGGCGAGGCAGTGGTCCGCCAGATCCTCGGGGCCACCTTCGTCCGAGAAGAACCCTTCAGCTCACCCACGAGATTCGGCTAA
- the recR gene encoding recombination mediator RecR yields the protein MYDGIVQDLIDEFGRLPGIGPKSAQRIAFHILQTPTFDVSKLSHLLGELRERVRFCEVCGNVSEHDRCAICRDPRRDGTFICVVEDAKDVAAIERTREFRGLYHVLGGAISPIGGIGPDDLRIAQLMQRLADGTVQEVILATNPNLEGEATATYLSRLLTTLEIRVTRLASGLPVGGDLEYADEVTLGRAFEGRRQL from the coding sequence ATGTACGACGGCATCGTCCAGGACCTGATCGACGAGTTCGGCCGCCTGCCCGGCATCGGGCCGAAGTCGGCGCAGCGCATCGCGTTCCACATCCTGCAGACCCCGACCTTCGACGTCTCCAAGCTCTCGCACCTGCTCGGCGAGCTGCGCGAGCGCGTGCGCTTCTGCGAGGTCTGCGGCAACGTCTCCGAGCACGACCGCTGCGCGATCTGCCGCGACCCGCGGCGTGACGGCACCTTCATCTGCGTCGTCGAAGACGCCAAGGACGTCGCCGCCATCGAGCGCACGCGCGAGTTCCGGGGTCTGTACCACGTGCTCGGCGGCGCGATCAGTCCGATCGGCGGCATCGGCCCCGACGACCTCCGTATCGCTCAGCTGATGCAGCGTCTTGCCGATGGCACCGTACAGGAGGTCATCCTGGCCACGAACCCGAACCTCGAGGGCGAGGCGACCGCGACCTATCTCAGTCGCCTTCTGACGACCCTCGAGATCCGGGTGACGCGGCTGGCGTCCGGTCTCCCCGTCGGCGGCGACCTCGAGTACGCCGATGAGGTCACACTCGGCCGCGCGTTCGAAGGGCGCCGCCAGCTCTGA